Proteins encoded within one genomic window of Mya arenaria isolate MELC-2E11 chromosome 13, ASM2691426v1:
- the LOC128214974 gene encoding uncharacterized protein LOC128214974: MILIQDDIWRKVNNKKDKMPRLFLSRKVRRGLVVTSLTVAAVVLIWNNSWGSTTKKLVYGQSQNESGQFLVNTPMCKIPDIDPYDPTVRRIVRKTGRRLCPETKGLTYQAGNSLHVNWTVARTMAVDGKVKYCTFTPVYRPNYKPTNNNYLRYLEESDPFVNSVKVSHEFVKTTCYNNMEKNIYNNFHAFIQRNDSLDSMLKDKLLRHIVRDKITERLNVMMIGMDSVSRLSFNRQMVKTKEFLEKELDAFDMSGYNKVADNTFINIVPMTMGKFVFEMPWDESQSSVPFDNFEFIWNKYSNSGYRTFYAEDAPEIAIFDFLKAGFDTPPADHFNRPMSVAMEMKEELWSNNHHCVQNRLETDIVLKYLSDFAETYKKEAHFSFTFITRLSHEDVNSAGAADVPYYNFFKSLHEKDLLMNTVIFFYSDHGMRFGKIRETYIGKLEERLPFMYVVLPKWLTRNYPFLKTNLQTNAHRLTTPFDVYETLVDILHFDGKEKEVPSESRGASWFREVPNTRSCDQAGILPHWCTCLHHEKLEVQDDVVVKASLLLLSEITRELEGYKDICEQLSLHYIREATRLVESDDVLRFVAREHTTNEGHVFGETTKTLEDIQVVIETVPGNALFEATVRLNTVYDSFKVVGDISRINVYGHQSDCIDVFKLKKFCQCKDYST, from the exons ATGATCCTAATACAAGACGATATTTGGagaaaagtaaacaataagaaAG ataaaatgCCTCGGCTGTTTTTATCCCGAAAAGTCCGCCGCGGACTGGTAGTGACCAGTCTAACAGTTGCTGCCGTCGTGTTAATTTGGAACAATAGCTGGGGATCTACCACGAAGAAACTAGTGTATGGACAGTCTCAAAATGAAAGTGGACAGTTCTTGGTCAATACGCCCATGTGTAAAATACCGGACATTGACCCATATGATCCAACCGTTCGGCGTATCGTCAGAAAAACTGGTCGAAGACTTTGTCCTGAAACGAAAGGCTTGACTTACCAAGCTGGAAACTCATTACATGTGAATTGGACAGTAGCACGAACGATGGCTGTGGACGGCAAAGTTAAATACTGCACATTTACTCCAGTTTACAGACCGAACTACAAACCAACCAATAATAACTACCTGCGATATCTGGAAGAAAGCGACCCTTTTGTAAACTCTGTGAAAGTTTCGCACGAATTTGTTAAAACTACTTGTTACAATAACATGGAGAAGAACATTTACAATAACTTCCACGCTTTTATACAAAGGAATGATTCACTCGATTCAATGTTGAAAGATAAACTTTTAAGGCATATTGTAAGAGATAAAATTACCGAGAGATTAAACGTCATGATGATTGGAATGGATTCTGTTTCAAGACTCAGTTTTAACAGACAAATGGTTAAAACCAAGGAATTTCTGGAGAAGGAATTAGATGCGTTCGATATGTCAGGCTACAACAAGGTGGCGgacaacacatttattaatattgtcCCAATGACCATGGGGAAGTTTGTGTTTGAGATGCCATGGGACGAAAGTCAATCTTCAGTCCCTTTTGATAATTTTGAGTTCATctggaacaaatattcaaacagTGGGTATAGAACATTTTACGCCGAGGATGCCCCCGAAATTGCAATATTTGACTTTCTTAAAGCAGGATTCGACACACCTCCGGCCGATCACTTCAACAGACCAATGAgtgttgccatggaaatgaAGGAAGAACTATGGTCAAATAATCACCACTGTGTTCAAAATAGGCTGGAGACTGATATCgttctgaaatatttaagtGACTTTGCAGAAACGTACAAGAAAGAAGCTcacttttcatttacatttattactCGTTTGTCACACGAGGATGTGAATAGTGCAGGAGCAGCTGATGTACCGTAttacaattttttcaaatctttacaTGAGAAGGACCTTTTAATGAATACggttattttcttttatagtGATCATGGCATGAGATTTGGAAAGATTCGTGAAACATACATTGGAAAACTAGAAGAGCGGCTGCCATTTATGTACGTTGTCTTGCCAAAGTGGTTGACAAGAAATTACCCATTCCTAAAAACTAATTTACAAACAAACGCACATAGACTTACCACGCCATTTGACGTGTATGAAACACTTGTTgacattttgcattttgatGGTAAGGAAAAAGAAGTTCCATCAGAATCTAGAGGTGCAAGCTGGTTCCGAGAAGTTCCGAATACGAGATCATGTGACCAGGCCGGCATTTTACCACACTGGTGTACTTGTTTGCATCATGAAAAACTGGAAGTGCAAGACGATGTTGTAGTTAAAGCAAGTCTCTTGCTTCTCTCTGAAATAACAAGGGAACTAGAGGGGTATAAAGATATATGTGAACAACTGTCACTTCATTACATACGGGAAGCCACGCGTTTGGTAGAATCAGACGACGTGTTGCGGTTCGTTGCTCGTGAACACACAACAAATGAAGGGCACGTATTCGGTGAAACGACCAAAACCCTTGAAGATATCCAAGTAGTGATAGAAACCGTTCCAGGAAACGCGCTGTTTGAAGCAACTGTCAGACTAAATACGGTGTACGACAGCTTTAAGGTTGTTGGGGACATCAGTCGGATAAACGTCTATGGCCATCAATCTGACTGCATCGATGTTTTCAAACTTAAGAAGTTCTGTCAGTGTAAAGACTACAGCACGTAA